The following are encoded in a window of Cupriavidus oxalaticus genomic DNA:
- a CDS encoding FHA domain-containing protein, whose translation MAPDEALIMEMPVKMAQGIARESSQDLAREFDVFLTPVSRPDLGEIRIDEDLFPVGRTELPFAAYPEDLAAPLSRRHARIFAEQGAVYVADLGSKNGTRVNGAAVALQPAQLRDGDEVAFGPALSFRVRLSPRAPQPEPPRVALTLLPERSDVGLQPIHVDGFPYLISKADDAFARYRDNYPQQVNYLSRRHAHVYLKGGVPFVEDLGSTNGTFVNGRRLADHGVPLDNGDRIAFGGSHFVYKAEVRRAGDDDATATRTTLEPAVPMPAASAAPAAPAAQDEEDRTTFVGAADSFLDIFCVDYASHQEDEVNADAEAQAAAATAAPDRAHPPRKRGRVALLLAEAARSFGLDDGARLRRAARWGGALLLLAALAGVALYWHGADERAVQTLHAAGDYAGAAKAADGYLARHPDDTEVQALGTEALLRAFVPGWAAKLKAGDFGGADAALAQMRQLGAHNADARPLVAELEWIGRLERYAAQRGADAPIRLYADEAPIRQLLAHWNQDTIAHQRALGRIAADVPAFRDLYADALSDVRRLQNDASVYLAAIARLDTSIATELGRDRPEALQPVIADYREKYPRLAGLDQVQGDLDRYTALLQALRARRPGTLVARLADSRFATPPFQAQFAQLAPRLPPPAMATQYASAASAWQKGDSNAALAGFRQIQGGAWSDDLARDLAHKQKVAAQFAELQSARGSKGYEDRLLGFYAMLDADEDKFFASAVEADVNGVRDSALRRARELMGSAVAAWKQYRSNGVIGSEQRLEPGISPRFRAQARLLSQAQEDARQGMRIFTQLRAGESADLAQLAKVEEEIRAEADQQRHALRELRTVLDPGVLKTKLELIGGEDSGKVPAEAATTATTATTDATAASPQPARQP comes from the coding sequence ATGGCTCCTGACGAAGCACTGATCATGGAAATGCCGGTGAAAATGGCCCAGGGGATCGCTCGGGAGTCGAGCCAGGATCTGGCAAGGGAATTCGATGTGTTCCTGACGCCGGTCTCGCGGCCGGACCTGGGCGAGATCCGCATCGACGAAGACCTGTTCCCGGTCGGCCGCACCGAGCTGCCATTCGCCGCCTATCCCGAAGACCTCGCGGCGCCGCTGTCGCGGCGCCATGCGCGCATCTTTGCCGAACAGGGTGCGGTCTATGTCGCCGATCTCGGCAGCAAGAACGGCACGCGCGTGAATGGCGCGGCGGTGGCGTTGCAGCCGGCGCAGCTGCGCGATGGCGACGAGGTGGCCTTCGGTCCCGCGCTGTCGTTCCGCGTGCGGTTGTCGCCGCGCGCACCGCAGCCGGAACCGCCGCGGGTCGCCTTGACGCTGTTGCCGGAACGCAGCGATGTCGGGCTGCAGCCGATCCATGTCGACGGCTTCCCGTACCTGATCAGCAAGGCCGACGATGCCTTTGCGCGCTATCGCGACAACTATCCGCAGCAGGTCAACTACCTGTCGCGCCGGCACGCGCACGTGTACCTGAAGGGCGGCGTCCCGTTCGTGGAAGACCTGGGCAGCACCAACGGCACCTTCGTCAACGGCAGGCGCCTGGCGGACCACGGCGTGCCGCTGGACAACGGCGACCGCATAGCGTTCGGCGGCAGCCATTTCGTCTACAAGGCCGAGGTCCGCCGCGCCGGCGATGACGATGCCACCGCGACGCGGACCACGCTGGAGCCTGCCGTGCCGATGCCGGCGGCCTCGGCCGCACCGGCCGCACCGGCCGCGCAAGACGAGGAGGACCGCACCACCTTTGTCGGTGCCGCCGATTCCTTCCTCGACATCTTCTGTGTCGACTACGCCTCGCACCAGGAAGATGAAGTCAACGCCGACGCCGAAGCCCAGGCCGCGGCCGCGACCGCCGCGCCCGACCGCGCGCATCCGCCGCGCAAGCGCGGGCGTGTCGCGCTGCTGCTGGCAGAGGCGGCGCGCAGCTTCGGCCTCGACGACGGCGCACGCCTGCGGCGCGCCGCGCGCTGGGGCGGCGCGCTGTTGCTGCTGGCCGCGCTGGCCGGCGTGGCGCTCTACTGGCATGGCGCCGACGAGCGCGCGGTGCAGACCCTGCATGCGGCGGGCGACTACGCCGGCGCCGCGAAGGCGGCCGACGGCTACCTCGCGCGCCATCCCGACGACACCGAAGTGCAGGCGCTCGGCACCGAAGCGTTGCTGCGCGCCTTCGTGCCCGGCTGGGCCGCGAAGCTCAAGGCCGGCGACTTCGGCGGCGCCGATGCCGCGCTCGCGCAGATGCGGCAGCTCGGCGCGCATAACGCCGACGCCCGGCCGCTGGTGGCCGAACTCGAATGGATCGGCCGGCTCGAGCGCTATGCCGCGCAGCGCGGCGCCGATGCGCCGATCCGCCTCTACGCCGACGAAGCGCCGATCCGCCAGCTGCTGGCGCACTGGAACCAGGACACCATCGCGCACCAGCGCGCGCTGGGCCGCATCGCCGCCGACGTGCCGGCATTCCGCGACCTCTATGCCGATGCGCTCAGCGACGTGCGCCGGCTGCAGAACGATGCGTCGGTCTACCTCGCGGCGATCGCGCGGCTCGACACCAGCATCGCCACCGAACTCGGCCGCGACCGCCCCGAAGCGCTGCAGCCGGTGATCGCCGACTATCGCGAGAAATACCCGCGCCTGGCGGGCCTGGACCAGGTGCAGGGCGACCTGGACCGCTACACCGCACTGCTGCAGGCCTTGCGCGCGCGCCGCCCCGGCACGCTGGTGGCGCGGCTGGCCGACAGCCGCTTCGCCACGCCGCCGTTCCAGGCGCAGTTCGCGCAACTGGCGCCGCGGCTGCCGCCGCCGGCGATGGCAACGCAGTACGCCAGCGCCGCCAGCGCGTGGCAGAAGGGCGACAGCAACGCCGCACTGGCGGGATTCAGGCAGATTCAAGGCGGTGCGTGGAGCGATGATCTCGCGCGCGACCTCGCGCACAAGCAGAAGGTGGCGGCGCAGTTTGCCGAGCTGCAGTCCGCGCGCGGCAGCAAGGGCTATGAAGACCGCCTGCTCGGCTTCTACGCCATGCTCGACGCCGATGAAGACAAGTTCTTCGCCAGCGCGGTGGAAGCCGATGTCAACGGCGTGCGCGACAGTGCGCTGCGGCGTGCGCGCGAGCTGATGGGAAGCGCCGTTGCCGCCTGGAAGCAATACCGCAGCAACGGCGTGATCGGCAGCGAGCAGCGGCTCGAGCCCGGCATCTCGCCCAGGTTCCGCGCGCAGGCCCGGCTGTTGTCGCAGGCGCAGGAAGATGCGCGCCAGGGCATGCGCATCTTTACGCAGCTGCGCGCCGGCGAAAGTGCGGACCTGGCGCAGCTGGCCAAGGTCGAGGAAGAAATCCGCGCCGAGGCCGACCAGCAGCGCCATGCGCTGCGCGAGCTGCGCACCGTGCTCGATCCCGGCGTCCTCAAGACCAAGCTCGAGCTGATCGGCGGCGAAGACAGCGGCAAGGTGCCCGCGGAGGCAGCCACCACCGCCACCACCGCCACCACCGACGCCACCGCCGCGTCGCCGCAGCCAGCGAGGCAGCCATGA